One genomic region from Antedon mediterranea chromosome 3, ecAntMedi1.1, whole genome shotgun sequence encodes:
- the LOC140044672 gene encoding uncharacterized protein produces MSMSSSSLPRLQNLPQWPRLSSMDKSRYPKPFLRDQLQVLPPPTKARELRDNLDLDSSVSDMDQTARLHHLEKSIDFLKHQHEEILRSLHEEIGKLKLENKDLHFKVIMARGNSPPGSDKSNESSRKSLTSAEENVPVIAQAVSLDEFKSRFLEGEQRELRYALQEARNRNLYLQQMLEQAINRRTPNIETGQQTTPPHRGMSHPDPPMPVSTRPLKIQRPTDSSPRSPTLDECEIIIRHLQESNERQNYELTRLKADLKDVLYSHKWTPDAYLLAKAYIAEEDGDTNAEGEGKSPRVALKNHSRKIPDSAFQKDTISLPPLPQTHGNKVAERQRRVEAIKRQKHTQVSF; encoded by the exons ATGTCAATGTCATCTTCAAGCCTACCACGGTTACAAAACCTTCCGCAGTGGCCTAGGCTAAGCTCTATGGACAAATCACGGTATCCTAAGCCATTTCTACGTGATCAGCTACAAGTGCTGCCTCCGCCTACTAAGGCTAGAGAATTACGGGACAATTTGGATCTAGATAGCTCAGTGTCCGATATGGATCAAACAGCTAGATTGCATCACCTTGAGAAGAGTATTGACTTTTTAAAACATCAACATGAAGAGATACTTAGAAGTTTACACGAAGAAATTGGAAAATTGAAATTGGAAAATAAAG atttacattttaaagtaataatGGCAAGAGGAAATAGCCCACCTGGTTCAG ATAAAAGTAATGAATCAAGTAGAAAATCATTAACAAGTGCAGAAGAAAATGTTCCTGTTATTGCACAAG CTGTTTCATTGGACGAATTTAAGTCGCGCTTCCTAGAAGGAGAACAGCGCGAGTTACGATACGCCCTTCAAGAAGCACGCAATAGAAACTTATATCTGCAACAAATGTTGGAGCAAGCTATCAACAGAAG GACACCAAATATTGAAACAGGTCAACAAACGACCCCACCACATCGAGGTATGTCCCACCCAGATCCCCCTATGCCTGTGTCAACTAGGCCGCTCAAAATTCAACGACCCACTGATTCCTCACCGCGCTCTCCAACTCTGGATGAATGTGAAATTATTATACGTCATCTACAAGAGTCTAATGAACGACAAAATTATGAG CTTACAAGGTTAAAAGCAGATCTAAAAGATGTTTTATACTCACATAAGTGGACTCCAGATGCATATTTATTAGCCAAAGCATATATAGCAGAGGAAGATGGTGACACCAATGCAGA GGGTGAAGGAAAATCCCCTCGTGTTGCCTTGAAGAATCACTCAAGGAAAAT ACCCGATTCAGCTTTTCAAAAAGACACGATATCGCTACCACCGCTCCCTCAGACTCACGGCAACAAAGT
- the LOC140043450 gene encoding protein moonraker-like isoform X1, producing the protein MQGSTRGISSQYNQLFFNLNQPPINTKNASIKFNKPGPIIVEKLTDTQPEKLDRPKNDQPQPIKMSAVSREQLSIAVQLAKRDIGQRRFSKDYDLENWQGTPKKSVKKTKKKGTSKKEMTTDRTDGKGESKNNIKQNPAVFTSRSHATGSKGYILDTNRNAKNIVRERPDRERPRPRTIERSSPESVARDQDNRQSQEIRRLRKELSHYIHKIESLSRKGLSPVKDSHGIDHQELDEVEARRKQARAAEQASRSARLLYSLQQQVREIKDDLDRIGPSQIRHTKKSRALNRLAAAHRGAVRALQTFIQQLPSQGETAPSSQPPMYQELALLIQQLSLCCSQMEIGGNGVPDDILDILQEAVEFQNNAEEMKPKVPLHSNSQKTHYKKKTSQIQNKAITRKKRVTSSSPYINKELPVRDIESARKSEETSVIRGDNAHENRLQEEHDFSEVSERDYALRARLNALIKAKDIQKQTAAGHARTSNPPRAYKSNKTTRKTGVLLPHKSKRLKKNVIEQQKQTVDDVHFTSSTIASNLKKREAVKPPSNPLPPWSPGGVPRIMDANLEDSVSDISPLNSPRVSPRTSPQHNSRLSPKQSPRPSPRRGNARRKVHFEEESNGEFNHLMSGFVEKEVARQAWLDKEAEKKTSEIDTLRSKEIDMLTAKVIKEAEEAVRKKVQPLIEHPAQQPGEKLNFDSETDDALVNETEKLKRIEDEIVMEERALDMQEEPTLEKLLQRLEEMETEEDVIRRRLQQITYSSFDDDSVKHKENKYEDECDLLDLKGTPLEGSQLERMSVDVPVEHTALQFTKNKKDTKIHTPIIQFRLPNNSSEEDATSDSEKYSYKTGHFKPDFHSRDKHLRTLTEISSEQDKPEPRKHYHSKQSRDVDTVESFAPLVKPCTTLSIPTESRKKIEERKNRFEQYLKKTSHHTYGTFNPWKLVEEVADEIVNELLDGVSDEIGSMTEGFVENVYKREFGE; encoded by the exons ATGCAGGGCTCTACAAGGGGAATTTCCTCACAGTACAACCAACTGTTTTTTAACCTAAATCAACCACCAATCAACACTAAAAATGCATCTATAAAATTCAACAAACCAGGACCAATTATTGTTGAGAAATTAACAGATACCCAACCAGAAAAACTGGACAGGCCAAAGAATGATCAACCTCAACCCATCAAGATGAGCGCAGTGTCCCGGGAACAGTTATCAATCGCAGTTCAGCTTGCCAAGCGTGATATTGGGCAAAGAAGATTTTCCAAAGATTATGACTTAGAAAACTGGCAGGGAACCCCTAAAAAGTCAGTgaagaaaacaaagaagaaGGGAACATCAAAGAAAGAAATGACAACAGACAGGACTGATGGAAAAGGAGAATCAAAAAATAACATCAAACAAAATCCTGCTGTGTTTACAAGTAGGTCACATGCAACAGGGTCAAAAGGTTACATTCTCGATACTAATCGGAATGCTAAAAATATTGTAAGAGAGAGGCCGGATAGAGAAAGACCACGGCCTAGAACGATAGAGAGGTCTAGTCCTGAATCAGTAGCAAGAGACCAAGATAACAGGCAGTCACAGGAGATAAGACGTTTACGAAAAGAATTAAGTCATTATATACACAAGATTGAGTCATTATCCAGAAAAG GTCTTTCTCCCGTCAAGGACTCCCATGGAATAGATCACCAGGAACTAGATGAAGTAGAAGCACGACGAAAACAAGCAAGAGCAGCGGAACAAGCAAGTCGATCCGCAAGACTTTTATATTCCTTACAACAACAG GTTAGGGAAATTAAAGATGATTTGGATCGAATAGGACCAAGTCAAATTCGTCACACAAAAAAG AGTCGTGCACTGAACAGATTGGCAGCTGCCCATCGTGGGGCTGTGCGAGCACTTCAAACGTTCATTCAACAACTACCAAGTCAAGGAGAAACTGCCCCTAGTAGCCAGCCTCCAATGTACCAAGAGCTAGCCCTGTTGATTCAACAGCTATCATTGTGTTGTAGTCAAATGGAAATTGGAGGCAATGGAGTACCTGATGATATCCTTGATATTCTCCAAGAAGCTGTT GAATTTCAAAATAATGCTGAAGAAATGAAGCCTAAAGTACCTTTACATTCTAATTCTCAGAAGACTCActacaaaaagaaaacaagtCAAATACAGAATAAAGCTATCACCAGAAAGAAAAGGG taacAAGCTCAAGCCCATATATAAATAAGGAATTGCCAGTAAGAGACATAGAATCTGCAAGAAAATCGGAAGAAACATCAGTAATCAGAGGTGACAATGCTCATGAGAATAGGTTACAAGAAGAACATG aTTTTTCTGAGGTATCTGAGAGAGATTATGCCTTAAGAGCACGACTTAATGCGCTTATAAAAGCTAAAGATATACAGAAACAAACTGCAGCAGGACATGCTAGGACCAGTAATCCACCAAGAGCATACAAATCTAATAAAACAACCAGGAAAACTGGTGTACTATTACCACACAAG tcaAAACGATTAAAAAAGAATGTAATTGAACAGCAGAAGCAGACAGTTGACGATGTACACTTCACCAGCTCTACCATCGCATCCAACCTAAAGAAAAGAGAAGCTGTTAAACCACCAAGTAACCCTCTACCTCCCTGGTCACCAGGTGGTGTCCCAAGGATTATGGATGCTAACCTTGAAGACAGTGTCTCAGATATTTCTCCACTAAACTCACCAAGAGTGTCACCAAGGACCTCACCCCAACATAATTCCAGATTGTCCCCAAAGCAATCACCTAGGCCTTCACCCAGACGAGGAAATGCGAGACGAAAAGTACATTTTGAAGAAGAGTCTAATGGGGAATTTAATCATTTGATGTCTGGTTTTGTGGAAAAAGAAGTGGCTAGGCAAGCCTGGTTGGACAAAGAAGCAGAAAAGAAG ACATCAGAGATTGACACATTAAGGTCTAAAGAAATTGATATGCTAACAGCTAAGGTAATTAAAGAAGCAGAGGAAGCTGTTCGAAAGAAAGTACAACCACTCATAGAACATCCTGCTCAACAG CCTGGAGAAAAACTCAATTTTGATAGCGAAACAGATGATGCATTGGTAAATGAAACAGAGAAGCTGAAGAGAATTGAGGACGAGATCGTAATGGAGGAAAGAGCGTTGGATATGCAGGAAGAACCAACACTAGAAAAGCTTTTGCAACGGTTAGAAGAAATGGAG ACGGAGGAAGATGTTATTAGGCGCCGATTACAACAAATTACCTACAGTAGTTTTGATGATGATAGTGttaaacataaagaaaacaaatatgaaGATGAGTGTGATTTGTTAGACCTCAAGGGAACGCCATTAGAAGGTAGTCAGCTTGAAAg AATGTCTGTTGATGTACCAGTAGAACACACAGCTCTTCAATTCACAAAGAACAAAAAAGACACTAAAATTCACACTCCCATAATTCAATTTAGATTACCTAATAACTCCTCAGAAGAAGATGCCACCTCTGATTCAGAAAAGTACTCATACAAAACTGGACATTTCAAACCAGATTTTCATTCTCGGGATAAACATCTCAGAACATTGACAGAAATTTCATCTGAACAAGATAAACCTGAACCTAGAAAACATTATCATTCTAAACAAAGTAGGGATGTGGACACGGTAGAAAGCTTTGCACCTCTTGTTAAGCCTTGCACAACCTTATCCATTCCAACCGAGAGCCGTAAAAAAATCGAAGAGCGTAAAAATCGCTTTGAGCAATATTTGAAGAAAACAAGTCACCACACATACGGCACATTCAACCCTTGGAAACTTGTGGAAGA
- the LOC140043450 gene encoding protein moonraker-like isoform X2 produces MQGSTRGISSQYNQLFFNLNQPPINTKNASIKFNKPGPIIVEKLTDTQPEKLDRPKNDQPQPIKMSAVSREQLSIAVQLAKRDIGQRRFSKDYDLENWQGTPKKSVKKTKKKGTSKKEMTTDRTDGKGESKNNIKQNPAVFTSRSHATGSKGYILDTNRNAKNIVRERPDRERPRPRTIERSSPESVARDQDNRQSQEIRRLRKELSHYIHKIESLSRKGLSPVKDSHGIDHQELDEVEARRKQARAAEQASRSARLLYSLQQQVREIKDDLDRIGPSQIRHTKKSRALNRLAAAHRGAVRALQTFIQQLPSQGETAPSSQPPMYQELALLIQQLSLCCSQMEIGGNGVPDDILDILQEAVEFQNNAEEMKPKVPLHSNSQKTHYKKKTSQIQNKAITRKKRVTSSSPYINKELPVRDIESARKSEETSVIRGDNAHENRLQEEHDFSEVSERDYALRARLNALIKAKDIQKQTAAGHARTSNPPRAYKSNKTTRKTGVLLPHKSKRLKKNVIEQQKQTVDDVHFTSSTIASNLKKREAVKPPSNPLPPWSPGGVPRIMDANLEDSVSDISPLNSPRVSPRTSPQHNSRLSPKQSPRPSPRRGNARRKVHFEEESNGEFNHLMSGFVEKEVARQAWLDKEAEKKTSEIDTLRSKEIDMLTAKVIKEAEEAVRKKVQPLIEHPAQQPGEKLNFDSETDDALVNETEKLKRIEDEIVMEERALDMQEEPTLEKLLQRLEEMETEEDVIRRRLQQITYSSFDDDSVKHKENKYEDECDLLDLKGTPLEGSQLERVADEIVNELLDGVSDEIGSMTEGFVENVYKREFGE; encoded by the exons ATGCAGGGCTCTACAAGGGGAATTTCCTCACAGTACAACCAACTGTTTTTTAACCTAAATCAACCACCAATCAACACTAAAAATGCATCTATAAAATTCAACAAACCAGGACCAATTATTGTTGAGAAATTAACAGATACCCAACCAGAAAAACTGGACAGGCCAAAGAATGATCAACCTCAACCCATCAAGATGAGCGCAGTGTCCCGGGAACAGTTATCAATCGCAGTTCAGCTTGCCAAGCGTGATATTGGGCAAAGAAGATTTTCCAAAGATTATGACTTAGAAAACTGGCAGGGAACCCCTAAAAAGTCAGTgaagaaaacaaagaagaaGGGAACATCAAAGAAAGAAATGACAACAGACAGGACTGATGGAAAAGGAGAATCAAAAAATAACATCAAACAAAATCCTGCTGTGTTTACAAGTAGGTCACATGCAACAGGGTCAAAAGGTTACATTCTCGATACTAATCGGAATGCTAAAAATATTGTAAGAGAGAGGCCGGATAGAGAAAGACCACGGCCTAGAACGATAGAGAGGTCTAGTCCTGAATCAGTAGCAAGAGACCAAGATAACAGGCAGTCACAGGAGATAAGACGTTTACGAAAAGAATTAAGTCATTATATACACAAGATTGAGTCATTATCCAGAAAAG GTCTTTCTCCCGTCAAGGACTCCCATGGAATAGATCACCAGGAACTAGATGAAGTAGAAGCACGACGAAAACAAGCAAGAGCAGCGGAACAAGCAAGTCGATCCGCAAGACTTTTATATTCCTTACAACAACAG GTTAGGGAAATTAAAGATGATTTGGATCGAATAGGACCAAGTCAAATTCGTCACACAAAAAAG AGTCGTGCACTGAACAGATTGGCAGCTGCCCATCGTGGGGCTGTGCGAGCACTTCAAACGTTCATTCAACAACTACCAAGTCAAGGAGAAACTGCCCCTAGTAGCCAGCCTCCAATGTACCAAGAGCTAGCCCTGTTGATTCAACAGCTATCATTGTGTTGTAGTCAAATGGAAATTGGAGGCAATGGAGTACCTGATGATATCCTTGATATTCTCCAAGAAGCTGTT GAATTTCAAAATAATGCTGAAGAAATGAAGCCTAAAGTACCTTTACATTCTAATTCTCAGAAGACTCActacaaaaagaaaacaagtCAAATACAGAATAAAGCTATCACCAGAAAGAAAAGGG taacAAGCTCAAGCCCATATATAAATAAGGAATTGCCAGTAAGAGACATAGAATCTGCAAGAAAATCGGAAGAAACATCAGTAATCAGAGGTGACAATGCTCATGAGAATAGGTTACAAGAAGAACATG aTTTTTCTGAGGTATCTGAGAGAGATTATGCCTTAAGAGCACGACTTAATGCGCTTATAAAAGCTAAAGATATACAGAAACAAACTGCAGCAGGACATGCTAGGACCAGTAATCCACCAAGAGCATACAAATCTAATAAAACAACCAGGAAAACTGGTGTACTATTACCACACAAG tcaAAACGATTAAAAAAGAATGTAATTGAACAGCAGAAGCAGACAGTTGACGATGTACACTTCACCAGCTCTACCATCGCATCCAACCTAAAGAAAAGAGAAGCTGTTAAACCACCAAGTAACCCTCTACCTCCCTGGTCACCAGGTGGTGTCCCAAGGATTATGGATGCTAACCTTGAAGACAGTGTCTCAGATATTTCTCCACTAAACTCACCAAGAGTGTCACCAAGGACCTCACCCCAACATAATTCCAGATTGTCCCCAAAGCAATCACCTAGGCCTTCACCCAGACGAGGAAATGCGAGACGAAAAGTACATTTTGAAGAAGAGTCTAATGGGGAATTTAATCATTTGATGTCTGGTTTTGTGGAAAAAGAAGTGGCTAGGCAAGCCTGGTTGGACAAAGAAGCAGAAAAGAAG ACATCAGAGATTGACACATTAAGGTCTAAAGAAATTGATATGCTAACAGCTAAGGTAATTAAAGAAGCAGAGGAAGCTGTTCGAAAGAAAGTACAACCACTCATAGAACATCCTGCTCAACAG CCTGGAGAAAAACTCAATTTTGATAGCGAAACAGATGATGCATTGGTAAATGAAACAGAGAAGCTGAAGAGAATTGAGGACGAGATCGTAATGGAGGAAAGAGCGTTGGATATGCAGGAAGAACCAACACTAGAAAAGCTTTTGCAACGGTTAGAAGAAATGGAG ACGGAGGAAGATGTTATTAGGCGCCGATTACAACAAATTACCTACAGTAGTTTTGATGATGATAGTGttaaacataaagaaaacaaatatgaaGATGAGTGTGATTTGTTAGACCTCAAGGGAACGCCATTAGAAGGTAGTCAGCTTGAAAg